In Oryzihumus leptocrescens, the following are encoded in one genomic region:
- a CDS encoding NADH-quinone oxidoreductase subunit M codes for MSSFPWLTTIGLIPLIGAAVVALLPASLAGRARQISLGFSLAALVVAIGAALQFNTSSNQQFQLSEQHSWIPQFGVSYAVGVDGIALVLIMLSVILAPVCILAAWNDVPEVGRRTQNYFALMLVLETFMVGVFAATDVFLFYVFFEAMLIPVYFLIGSFGGPQRQYAAVKFLLFSLLGGLVMLVAVIALGLHGPGGPEDFLVTNLTGLHLAPTTERLLFLGFFFAFAVKAPMFPVHTWLPDAAAEAPPATSVLLVGVLDKVGTFGMIRFCLPLFPEASKWATPAVIVLALISIVYGALLAIGQTDVMRLIAFTSISHFGFIVLGIFAMTSAGQSGSTLYMVNHGFSTAALFLVAAMLAGRRGSRRIPDYGGWQRVTPLLAGVFLVAGLSSLALPGLAPFISEFLVLVGTFQRYKVAAIIATTGIILAALYILLMYQRMMTGPKPELAERPADLTRREKWVVAPLIAAFIVLGFYPKPVLDVINPAVQTTMQQVGVTDPAPTHGTAADGSAK; via the coding sequence ATGTCCAGCTTCCCGTGGTTGACCACGATCGGCCTGATCCCGTTGATCGGTGCCGCCGTCGTGGCCCTCCTGCCTGCGAGCCTGGCCGGCAGGGCCCGGCAGATCTCGCTCGGCTTCTCGCTGGCGGCCCTCGTGGTCGCCATCGGCGCCGCGCTGCAGTTCAACACCAGCTCCAACCAGCAGTTCCAGCTCAGCGAGCAGCACTCGTGGATCCCGCAGTTCGGCGTCAGCTACGCCGTGGGCGTCGACGGCATCGCGCTCGTCCTCATCATGCTGTCCGTCATCCTCGCGCCGGTCTGCATCCTCGCGGCGTGGAACGACGTGCCCGAGGTGGGCCGCCGGACGCAGAACTACTTCGCGCTCATGCTCGTCCTCGAGACGTTCATGGTCGGGGTGTTCGCGGCGACCGACGTGTTCCTCTTCTACGTCTTCTTCGAGGCGATGCTCATCCCGGTCTACTTCCTGATCGGGTCCTTCGGCGGCCCGCAGCGCCAGTACGCCGCGGTGAAGTTCCTGCTGTTCTCGCTCCTGGGCGGGCTGGTCATGCTCGTGGCCGTCATCGCCCTGGGCCTGCACGGCCCCGGCGGTCCCGAGGACTTCCTGGTCACCAACCTGACCGGGTTGCACCTCGCCCCGACCACCGAGCGCCTGCTGTTCCTCGGCTTCTTCTTCGCCTTCGCGGTCAAGGCGCCGATGTTCCCGGTCCACACCTGGCTGCCCGACGCGGCCGCGGAGGCGCCGCCGGCGACCTCGGTGCTCCTGGTCGGCGTGCTCGACAAGGTCGGCACCTTCGGCATGATCCGCTTCTGCCTGCCGCTGTTCCCCGAGGCCAGCAAGTGGGCCACCCCGGCGGTCATCGTCCTGGCGCTCATCTCGATCGTCTACGGCGCGCTGCTGGCCATCGGCCAGACCGACGTGATGCGCCTGATCGCGTTCACCTCGATCAGCCACTTCGGCTTCATCGTCCTGGGCATCTTCGCGATGACCTCGGCGGGCCAGTCCGGCTCGACGCTCTACATGGTCAACCACGGCTTCTCCACCGCCGCGCTGTTCCTCGTCGCGGCGATGCTCGCCGGCCGGCGGGGCAGTCGCCGCATCCCGGACTACGGCGGCTGGCAGCGGGTCACCCCCCTCCTGGCCGGCGTCTTCCTGGTCGCGGGCTTGTCCAGCCTGGCGCTGCCGGGCCTGGCGCCCTTCATCTCGGAGTTCCTGGTCCTGGTCGGCACGTTCCAGCGCTACAAGGTGGCCGCGATCATCGCGACGACCGGCATCATCCTGGCCGCGCTCTACATCCTGCTGATGTACCAGCGCATGATGACCGGCCCCAAGCCGGAGCTGGCCGAGCGTCCCGCCGACCTGACCCGGCGCGAGAAGTGGGTCGTGGCCCCGCTCATCGCCGCGTTCATCGTGCTGGGCTTCTACCCCAAGCCGGTCCTCGACGTGATCAACCCCGCCGTGCAGACCACGATGCAGCAGGTCGGCGTGACCGACCCCGCTCCGACGCACGGCACCGCAGCTGATGGGAGTGCGAAGTGA
- a CDS encoding 2-oxoacid:ferredoxin oxidoreductase subunit beta, whose translation MTAIDLGMPGTGTHGVPHLPEDAAAQTKKEFTSDQEVRWCPGCGDYAILAAVQGFLPELGLKRENIVFVSGIGCSSRFPYYLDTFGMHSIHGRAPAIATGLATARGDLSVWVVTGDGDALSIGGNHLIHALRRNVNLKILLFNNRIYGLTKGQYSPTSEVGKVTKSTPVGSVDNPFNPVSLALGAEATFVARTMDSDRKHLTETLRAAAEHRGSALVEIYQNCPIFNDGAFDVLKDRTSAEARIVHLVDGEPVRSGPDHVVVRGDAGELKVVPAVDADPTRVVTHRAGADDPSAAFAISRLDDPEMVHVPMGIFRSVERPTYDDLVRAQVEGAVASAGGPATDADLGALLHGKDTWTVGA comes from the coding sequence ATGACCGCCATCGACCTCGGTATGCCGGGTACGGGCACCCACGGGGTGCCGCACCTCCCGGAGGATGCTGCCGCCCAGACCAAGAAGGAGTTCACCTCCGACCAGGAGGTCCGCTGGTGCCCCGGCTGCGGGGACTACGCGATCCTCGCGGCGGTGCAGGGCTTCCTGCCCGAGCTGGGCCTGAAGCGGGAGAACATCGTCTTCGTCTCCGGCATCGGCTGCTCCTCGCGCTTCCCCTACTACCTCGACACGTTCGGGATGCACTCCATCCACGGCCGCGCCCCGGCGATCGCGACCGGCCTGGCGACCGCGCGCGGCGACCTGTCGGTGTGGGTGGTCACCGGTGACGGCGATGCGCTCTCCATCGGCGGCAACCACCTGATCCACGCGCTGCGCCGCAACGTCAACCTCAAGATCCTGCTGTTCAACAACCGGATCTACGGCCTGACCAAGGGCCAGTACTCCCCGACCTCCGAGGTCGGCAAGGTCACCAAGTCCACGCCCGTCGGCTCCGTGGACAACCCGTTCAACCCGGTCTCGCTGGCGCTGGGCGCCGAGGCAACGTTCGTGGCCCGCACCATGGACTCCGACCGCAAGCACCTGACCGAGACGCTGCGCGCGGCGGCCGAGCACCGCGGGTCGGCGCTGGTCGAGATCTACCAGAACTGCCCGATCTTCAACGACGGTGCGTTCGACGTGCTCAAGGACCGCACTTCGGCCGAGGCGCGCATCGTCCACCTCGTCGACGGCGAGCCGGTGCGCTCCGGCCCCGACCACGTCGTGGTCCGGGGCGACGCGGGCGAGCTCAAGGTCGTGCCCGCGGTCGACGCCGACCCGACCCGGGTGGTCACCCACCGGGCCGGCGCCGACGACCCGTCCGCGGCGTTCGCCATCTCCCGGCTCGACGACCCCGAGATGGTGCACGTGCCCATGGGCATCTTCCGCAGCGTCGAGCGTCCGACCTATGACGACCTCGTCCGCGCCCAGGTCGAGGGCGCGGTCGCCTCCGCCGGAGGCCCGGCCACCGACGCCGACCTCGGCGCCCTCCTGCACGGCAAGGACACCTGGACCGTGGGCGCGTGA
- a CDS encoding 2-oxoacid:acceptor oxidoreductase subunit alpha, translating into MSSKPVQRLERVVIRFAGDSGDGMQLTGDRFTSETAILGNDLSTLPNFPAEIRAPQGTLPGVSSFQLHFADHDVLTPGDAPDVLVAMNPAALKANLRDVPRGATIIVNTDEFTKRNLAKVGYAESPVEDGSLDSYHVHPVALTSITVEALAGFDLSRKDKERAKNMFALGLLSWLYTRPTEGTERFLKAKFGPKPEILEANLAALRAGYHYGETTEDFAVSYEIAPATMPAGTYRNITGNTALAYGLVAAAHRAGLPMVLGAYPITPASDILHTLSSLKRYGVTTMQAEDEIAGIGAALGASFAGSLGVTTTSGPGIALKAETIGLAVSLELPLVIVDVQRGGPSTGLPTKTEQADLLQAMFGRNGEAPVPVIAPQSPGDCFDAAMEAVRIATTYRTPVFLLSDGYLANGSEPWRIPEVGALPDLTVEFATEPNAVDAQGNPKFHPYQRDPETLARPWAVPGTAGLEHRIGGIEKKDVTGEISYDPDNHDHMVRLRQAKVDGVATSIPPLQVDDPTGDADVLVLGWGSTYGPIAAATRLVRNTGATVARAHLRHVNPFPSNTGEVLRSYKRVIVPEMNLGQLALLLRAKYLVDVQSHTQVRGLPFTATDLADVLHKAVSEIEEGSDR; encoded by the coding sequence ATGAGTAGCAAGCCAGTCCAGCGGCTCGAGCGTGTCGTCATCCGGTTCGCCGGCGACTCCGGCGACGGCATGCAGCTCACCGGTGACCGGTTCACGTCCGAGACGGCCATCCTGGGCAACGACCTGTCGACGCTGCCCAACTTCCCGGCCGAGATCCGCGCACCCCAGGGCACGCTGCCCGGCGTCTCCAGCTTCCAGCTGCACTTCGCCGACCACGACGTGCTCACCCCGGGCGACGCCCCGGACGTGCTCGTCGCGATGAACCCGGCGGCGCTCAAGGCCAACCTGCGCGACGTCCCGCGCGGGGCGACGATCATCGTCAACACCGACGAGTTCACCAAGCGCAACCTGGCCAAGGTGGGCTACGCCGAGAGCCCGGTCGAGGACGGCTCCCTGGACAGCTACCACGTGCACCCGGTGGCCCTGACCTCGATCACGGTGGAGGCCCTGGCCGGCTTCGACCTGTCCCGCAAGGACAAGGAGCGCGCCAAGAACATGTTCGCGCTCGGGCTGCTGTCGTGGCTCTACACGCGGCCGACCGAGGGCACCGAGCGGTTCCTCAAGGCCAAGTTCGGCCCCAAGCCGGAGATCCTCGAGGCCAACCTGGCGGCGCTGCGCGCGGGCTACCACTACGGGGAGACCACCGAGGACTTCGCGGTCTCCTACGAGATCGCCCCGGCGACGATGCCGGCCGGCACCTACCGCAACATCACCGGCAACACCGCCCTGGCCTACGGCCTGGTCGCCGCAGCCCACCGTGCCGGCCTGCCGATGGTGCTCGGCGCCTACCCGATCACGCCGGCCTCGGACATCCTGCACACGCTGTCGAGCCTCAAGCGCTACGGCGTGACGACGATGCAGGCCGAGGACGAGATCGCCGGCATCGGCGCGGCGTTGGGCGCCTCGTTCGCCGGGTCGCTGGGCGTGACCACGACCTCCGGCCCGGGCATCGCGCTCAAGGCCGAGACGATCGGCCTGGCCGTGTCGCTGGAGCTGCCGCTGGTCATCGTCGACGTGCAGCGCGGCGGGCCGTCGACCGGCCTGCCGACCAAGACCGAGCAGGCCGACCTGCTGCAGGCGATGTTCGGCCGCAACGGCGAGGCACCGGTGCCGGTGATCGCGCCGCAGTCCCCCGGCGACTGCTTCGACGCCGCGATGGAGGCCGTGCGGATCGCCACGACCTACCGCACCCCGGTGTTCCTGCTCTCCGACGGCTACCTCGCCAACGGCTCCGAGCCGTGGCGCATCCCGGAGGTCGGCGCCCTGCCCGACCTGACCGTGGAGTTCGCCACCGAGCCCAACGCCGTGGACGCCCAGGGCAACCCGAAGTTCCACCCCTACCAGCGCGACCCCGAGACCCTGGCCCGCCCCTGGGCCGTCCCGGGCACCGCCGGCCTCGAGCACCGCATCGGCGGCATCGAGAAGAAGGACGTCACCGGCGAGATCTCCTACGACCCCGACAACCACGACCACATGGTCCGGCTGCGCCAGGCCAAGGTCGACGGTGTCGCCACGAGCATCCCGCCGCTGCAGGTCGACGACCCCACCGGCGACGCCGACGTGCTGGTCCTGGGCTGGGGCTCGACCTACGGCCCGATCGCCGCCGCGACTCGGCTCGTGCGCAACACCGGCGCCACGGTCGCCCGGGCGCACCTGCGCCACGTCAACCCGTTCCCGTCCAACACCGGCGAGGTGCTGCGCTCCTACAAGCGGGTGATCGTGCCGGAGATGAACCTCGGCCAGCTCGCGCTGCTGCTGCGCGCCAAGTACCTCGTCGACGTGCAGTCCCACACCCAGGTGCGCGGGTTGCCTTTCACCGCAACGGATCTGGCCGACGTGCTGCACAAGGCCGTCAGCGAGATCGAGGAGGGATCCGACCGATGA
- a CDS encoding D-arabinono-1,4-lactone oxidase, with product MTAWTNWAGTERAQPRRTVVARSTDDVVAAVRAGVADGLRVKPLGAGHSFTGAAVTDGVHLDLTGLTGLVAVDQGSGVVTVRGGTRLHDLNPALLRHGLALPNLGDIDQQSITGAIATGTHGTGARLGGLATQVLALRIVLADGIVADCSATERPRLFEAARVGLGALGVVTELTLQCVPSFVLHAQERPEPLDQVLEALDHEAESNDHFEFFWFPRTDRVLAKRNNRVPEGTPLRPLPGWRARLDDELLANTVFEWTNRIATARPSLVPRLNAIASRALSAREFTDTAYKVFVTPRRVVFRECEYAVPREALRPVLAALRDWTELHDEPLPFPVEVRFAASDDVWLSTGYERDNAYVAVHQYHRLPHEPFFAAFEAIVAAHAGRPHWGKLHSLGAERLRELYPRFDEFVAVRHEVDPGRTFGNAYLERVLGS from the coding sequence ATGACTGCGTGGACCAACTGGGCCGGGACCGAGCGGGCGCAGCCGCGACGGACGGTGGTGGCTCGCAGCACCGACGACGTCGTGGCTGCCGTGCGCGCCGGGGTGGCGGACGGCCTGAGGGTCAAGCCGCTGGGGGCCGGGCACTCCTTCACGGGTGCCGCCGTCACCGACGGCGTCCACCTGGACCTCACCGGCCTGACCGGTCTCGTCGCGGTGGACCAGGGCAGCGGCGTGGTGACCGTGCGCGGCGGCACGCGCCTGCACGACCTCAACCCGGCGCTGCTGCGGCACGGCCTGGCGCTGCCCAACCTCGGCGACATCGACCAGCAGAGCATCACCGGCGCCATCGCCACGGGCACCCACGGCACGGGCGCACGGCTGGGCGGGCTGGCCACCCAGGTGCTCGCGCTGCGGATCGTCCTGGCCGACGGCATCGTGGCCGACTGCTCGGCCACGGAGCGCCCCCGCCTGTTCGAGGCCGCCCGCGTCGGGCTCGGGGCGCTCGGGGTCGTCACGGAGCTGACCCTGCAGTGCGTGCCGTCCTTCGTCCTGCACGCCCAGGAGCGCCCGGAGCCCCTCGACCAGGTGCTCGAGGCGCTGGACCACGAGGCCGAGAGCAACGACCACTTCGAGTTCTTCTGGTTCCCGCGCACCGACCGGGTGCTGGCCAAGCGCAACAACCGCGTCCCGGAGGGCACCCCGCTGCGCCCGTTGCCCGGCTGGCGGGCGCGGCTCGACGACGAGCTGCTGGCCAACACGGTGTTCGAGTGGACCAACCGGATCGCCACGGCACGGCCCTCGCTGGTGCCCCGGCTCAACGCCATCGCCTCCCGCGCCCTGTCGGCGCGGGAGTTCACGGACACGGCATACAAGGTGTTCGTCACGCCGCGGCGCGTGGTCTTCCGCGAGTGCGAGTACGCCGTGCCGCGCGAGGCGCTGCGCCCGGTCCTGGCCGCGCTGCGCGACTGGACCGAGCTGCACGACGAGCCGCTGCCGTTCCCCGTGGAGGTGCGCTTCGCGGCCTCTGACGACGTCTGGCTGTCCACCGGCTACGAGCGGGACAACGCCTACGTCGCGGTGCACCAGTACCACCGGCTCCCGCACGAGCCCTTCTTCGCCGCGTTCGAGGCGATCGTCGCCGCCCACGCCGGCCGCCCGCACTGGGGCAAGCTGCACAGCCTGGGCGCCGAGCGGCTGCGCGAGCTCTACCCGCGCTTCGACGAGTTCGTGGCAGTGCGCCACGAGGTCGACCCGGGCCGGACGTTCGGCAACGCCTACCTCGAGCGCGTCCTCGGCAGCTGA
- the nuoN gene encoding NADH-quinone oxidoreductase subunit NuoN produces MPSLATADFVAAKVNYAAVSPMLVVFGVALVGVLVEAFAPRSRRYAVQVTLSLAGLVGALVALVVAARDNTGSTLEGAVVVDGPALFLQGTLLVLSVLGVLTMAERFDGTGADAFTPMGAAVPGSPYEAAALRAGATGTEVFPLTLFAVGGMLLFPAAGDLLTMFVALEVLSLPLYILCGLARRRRLLSQEASLKYFLLGAFSSGFFLFGSALLFGFSGSMDLSVIARAISSNSGMDGLLVPGVLLVAVGLLFKIGAVPFHMWTPDVYQGAPTPVTGFMAACTKVAAFGAILRVVYVGVAGSRWDWEPVLWGVAILTMVVGAVLSVTQTDVKRLLAYSSIAHAGFILTGVLAFDRVGVSSTLFYLVAYGFTTIAAFAIVSLVRSGGSEATHLSQWAGLAKRNKWVAGTFAFLLLAFAGIPLTSGFTAKFAVFSAAVGHGGTVLAFIGVLASAVTAFVYVRLIVLMYFSEPAGDSTVVVTPSIVTTLAVALGTVATLVLGVLPSSVLDLASSSALFLR; encoded by the coding sequence ATGCCGTCCCTCGCGACGGCCGACTTCGTCGCCGCGAAGGTCAACTACGCGGCGGTGTCGCCGATGCTGGTCGTCTTCGGCGTCGCCCTCGTGGGCGTCCTCGTCGAGGCATTCGCTCCCCGGTCCCGTCGGTATGCCGTGCAGGTCACCCTGTCGCTCGCCGGCCTGGTCGGCGCGCTGGTGGCGCTGGTCGTCGCCGCGCGCGACAACACCGGCAGCACGCTCGAGGGCGCCGTCGTCGTCGACGGTCCGGCCCTGTTCCTGCAGGGGACCCTGCTGGTCCTCTCGGTGCTGGGCGTCCTGACGATGGCCGAGCGCTTCGACGGCACCGGCGCCGACGCGTTCACCCCGATGGGTGCCGCGGTCCCGGGCTCGCCGTACGAAGCGGCGGCGCTGCGCGCCGGCGCCACCGGCACCGAGGTGTTCCCGCTGACCCTGTTCGCCGTGGGCGGCATGCTGCTGTTCCCCGCGGCGGGGGACCTGCTGACGATGTTCGTCGCGCTCGAGGTGCTCTCGCTGCCGCTGTACATCCTGTGCGGCCTGGCCCGGCGTCGCCGCCTGCTGTCGCAGGAGGCCTCGCTGAAGTACTTCCTGCTCGGCGCGTTCTCCTCCGGGTTCTTCCTCTTCGGCTCCGCGCTGCTGTTCGGCTTCTCCGGCTCGATGGACCTGAGCGTCATCGCCCGGGCCATCAGCAGCAACAGCGGCATGGACGGCCTGCTCGTCCCGGGCGTCCTGCTGGTCGCCGTGGGCCTGCTGTTCAAGATCGGTGCCGTGCCGTTCCACATGTGGACCCCGGACGTCTACCAGGGCGCCCCCACCCCGGTGACCGGCTTCATGGCCGCCTGCACCAAGGTCGCCGCCTTCGGCGCGATCCTGCGCGTGGTCTACGTCGGCGTCGCCGGCAGCCGCTGGGACTGGGAGCCGGTCCTGTGGGGCGTCGCCATCCTGACGATGGTCGTCGGCGCGGTCCTGTCGGTCACCCAGACCGACGTCAAGCGCCTCCTGGCCTACTCCTCCATCGCGCACGCGGGGTTCATCCTCACCGGTGTGCTGGCCTTCGACCGGGTGGGCGTCTCCTCGACGCTGTTCTACCTGGTGGCCTACGGGTTCACCACGATCGCGGCGTTCGCCATCGTCTCGCTGGTCCGCTCCGGCGGCTCCGAGGCCACGCACCTGTCGCAGTGGGCCGGCCTGGCCAAGCGCAACAAGTGGGTCGCGGGCACCTTCGCGTTCCTGCTGCTGGCCTTCGCGGGCATCCCGCTGACGTCGGGCTTCACCGCCAAGTTCGCGGTGTTCTCGGCGGCGGTCGGCCACGGCGGCACGGTCCTGGCGTTCATCGGTGTCCTGGCCAGCGCGGTCACGGCGTTCGTCTACGTCCGGCTCATCGTGCTCATGTACTTCTCCGAGCCGGCCGGTGACAGCACCGTGGTCGTCACGCCCTCCATCGTGACCACCCTCGCAGTGGCCCTCGGCACCGTCGCGACGCTGGTCCTCGGCGTCCTGCCCTCGTCGGTGCTGGATCTCGCGTCCAGCTCGGCGCTGTTCCTGCGATGA
- a CDS encoding polyprenyl synthetase family protein, with the protein MTTASSTLGLPTASPELASRLQDGLAAVDATLRAQVDHEDPFIAEASGHLAAAHGKLFRPLLTLLAAELGSGVNDDVVAAAAGVELTHLASLYHDDVMDEADMRRGVVSANARYGNSTAILVGDLLFGKASAIVAELGPEAVKIQARTFVRLCAGQIKDDRPAPDGADPVDYYLGVLADKTGVLIATAARYGAMFSGCPPETVEIMRRYGERLGVVFQLVDDLIDVTSETGESGKTPGTDLREGVATLPVLYARTSTDPGDARLLELLGQDLRDDELHAEALELLRAHPALDRARERTLEMAREAQDLIDPLGQGPVQDALRALAVSIVQRVR; encoded by the coding sequence ATGACCACGGCGTCGTCGACGCTGGGTCTGCCGACGGCGTCGCCGGAGCTGGCGTCCCGGCTGCAGGACGGTCTGGCCGCGGTCGACGCGACGTTGCGGGCCCAGGTCGACCACGAGGACCCGTTCATCGCGGAGGCCTCGGGTCACCTGGCGGCCGCCCACGGCAAGCTGTTCCGGCCGCTGCTGACCCTCCTGGCCGCCGAGCTCGGTTCGGGCGTCAACGACGACGTGGTCGCGGCGGCCGCCGGGGTGGAGCTGACGCACCTGGCCTCGCTCTACCACGACGACGTCATGGACGAGGCTGACATGCGCCGCGGGGTCGTCAGCGCCAACGCGCGCTACGGCAACTCCACGGCGATCCTCGTCGGCGACCTGCTCTTCGGGAAGGCCTCGGCCATCGTGGCCGAGCTCGGGCCCGAGGCGGTCAAGATCCAGGCGCGCACGTTCGTGCGGCTGTGTGCCGGGCAGATCAAGGACGACCGGCCGGCCCCGGACGGGGCCGACCCGGTGGACTACTACCTTGGTGTCCTGGCCGACAAGACCGGGGTGCTCATCGCGACAGCCGCGCGATACGGCGCCATGTTCAGCGGCTGCCCGCCGGAGACGGTCGAGATCATGCGCCGGTACGGCGAGCGGCTGGGCGTGGTCTTCCAGCTCGTCGACGACCTCATCGACGTGACCTCCGAGACGGGGGAGTCGGGCAAGACCCCCGGCACCGACCTGCGCGAGGGCGTGGCCACGCTGCCGGTCCTCTACGCCCGCACCTCGACCGATCCCGGGGACGCCCGACTGCTCGAGCTGCTCGGGCAGGACCTGCGTGACGACGAGCTGCACGCCGAGGCGCTCGAGCTGCTGCGTGCGCACCCCGCCCTGGACCGGGCGCGGGAGCGCACCCTGGAGATGGCCCGTGAGGCCCAGGACCTGATCGACCCCCTCGGGCAGGGCCCCGTCCAGGACGCCCTGCGTGCCCTGGCCGTGAGCATCGTGCAGCGCGTGCGCTGA
- the rarD gene encoding EamA family transporter RarD, with product MSAPVTTADRETRRGTAYGIGAYSLWGLFPLYFHALAPAGAWEILAHRIVWTLLFCLVLLGIRRDVAWIRPTLGRPRTVGPLAVAGLLIATNWVIYVAAVVSHHVTEASLGYFINPIVTVALGVVVLRERLRPLQWGAVAVGLAGGVYLTVDSGRPPWIALSLAFTFALYGLMKKRIGANLGALHSLTSETVLLAPIAIGVLVWLAVSGRTTFAVDAPLHPTLLAVSGVVTAVPLLLFAAAARRVPLVTVGLLQFITPVLQLLCGVLLLGESMSTSRWIGFAIVWLALALLTLDSVRTARGRARLARAAESATV from the coding sequence GTGAGCGCCCCGGTCACCACGGCTGACCGCGAGACCCGGCGGGGCACGGCATACGGCATCGGTGCCTACTCCCTGTGGGGGCTGTTCCCGCTCTACTTCCACGCCCTGGCACCCGCGGGGGCCTGGGAGATCCTGGCCCACCGCATCGTGTGGACCCTGCTGTTCTGCCTGGTGCTGCTCGGGATCCGGCGCGACGTCGCCTGGATCCGTCCGACGCTGGGCCGGCCCCGCACCGTGGGCCCGCTCGCGGTGGCAGGGCTGCTCATCGCCACGAACTGGGTCATCTACGTCGCGGCGGTCGTCTCGCACCACGTCACCGAGGCCTCGCTGGGCTACTTCATCAACCCGATCGTCACCGTGGCGCTCGGCGTCGTCGTGCTGCGGGAGCGGTTGCGCCCGCTGCAGTGGGGCGCGGTGGCCGTCGGGCTGGCCGGGGGCGTCTACCTGACCGTCGACTCCGGCCGGCCGCCGTGGATCGCTCTGAGCCTGGCGTTCACGTTCGCGTTGTACGGGCTGATGAAGAAGCGGATCGGGGCCAACCTCGGCGCGCTGCACAGCCTGACCTCCGAGACGGTCCTGCTCGCCCCGATCGCCATCGGCGTCCTGGTGTGGCTCGCGGTCTCGGGGCGCACGACGTTCGCGGTGGACGCGCCGCTGCACCCGACCCTGCTCGCGGTGTCCGGCGTGGTGACCGCGGTGCCGCTGCTGCTCTTCGCCGCGGCCGCCCGGAGGGTGCCCCTGGTGACGGTCGGGCTGCTGCAGTTCATCACGCCGGTGCTGCAGCTGCTGTGTGGCGTGCTGCTGCTGGGCGAGTCGATGAGCACGAGCCGGTGGATCGGGTTCGCCATCGTGTGGCTGGCCCTGGCGCTGCTGACCCTCGACTCGGTGCGCACCGCCCGCGGCCGGGCACGGCTGGCCCGTGCCGCCGAGTCCGCGACCGTCTGA
- a CDS encoding amino acid deaminase/aldolase, with amino-acid sequence MTAPASRYDEMERATSALDAPFAVVDLDAFRANAADLVRRAAGKPVRVATKSVRCRQLVDMALATPGFRGVMAYSLREALWLAGQGVGDILVAYPSVDREAIRSLRSDPVALDGVTVMVDDAAHLELLTVRPPREQADAPVRVCLDVDASLRLGPLHLGVRRSPLRTPTQVRRLAEQVAGQRSLRLVGLMFYEAQVAGLPDSSAPVRWVKRRSTRELLDRRAEVVGAVRPLAELELVNGGGTGSLHLGARDPSLTELSAGSGLFGPTLFDGYDAFRPRPAAFFTTPVVRRPAPGIATTFGGGWPASGPAGRSRLPKPWRPRGLRLTRTEGAGEVQTPLTGPTAGDLHIGDRVWWRYAKAGELCEHVGELHLVEDDRVVASVPTYRGEGQAFG; translated from the coding sequence ATGACCGCCCCGGCATCGCGGTATGACGAGATGGAGCGCGCGACCAGCGCGCTGGATGCGCCGTTCGCTGTCGTCGACCTCGATGCCTTCCGGGCGAATGCAGCCGACCTGGTGCGCCGGGCGGCCGGCAAGCCGGTGCGGGTGGCCACCAAATCGGTGCGCTGCCGACAGCTGGTCGACATGGCCCTGGCGACACCCGGGTTCCGGGGTGTCATGGCCTACTCCCTGCGCGAGGCCCTGTGGCTCGCCGGCCAGGGGGTGGGCGACATCCTCGTGGCCTATCCCAGTGTCGACCGCGAGGCCATCCGCAGCCTGCGTTCCGACCCGGTCGCGCTCGACGGGGTGACCGTCATGGTCGACGACGCCGCCCACCTCGAGCTGCTCACCGTGCGCCCTCCTCGCGAGCAGGCCGACGCGCCTGTGAGGGTCTGCCTGGACGTGGACGCCTCGCTCCGGCTGGGCCCGCTGCACCTCGGCGTGCGCAGGTCACCGCTGCGGACTCCGACGCAGGTGCGACGGCTGGCCGAGCAGGTGGCGGGCCAACGGTCGCTGCGCCTGGTGGGGCTGATGTTCTACGAGGCCCAGGTCGCAGGCCTGCCCGACAGCTCGGCGCCGGTGCGCTGGGTCAAGCGCCGCTCCACCCGCGAGCTGCTGGACCGTCGCGCCGAGGTCGTCGGGGCGGTGCGCCCGCTGGCAGAGCTCGAGCTGGTCAACGGCGGTGGCACCGGCAGCCTGCACCTGGGGGCGCGCGACCCGAGCCTCACCGAGCTCTCGGCCGGGTCGGGGCTGTTCGGGCCGACCCTGTTCGACGGCTACGACGCCTTCCGGCCGCGGCCGGCGGCCTTCTTCACCACGCCCGTCGTCCGCCGGCCGGCTCCCGGGATCGCGACCACGTTCGGGGGTGGCTGGCCGGCCTCGGGCCCCGCCGGGCGGTCCCGGCTGCCGAAACCGTGGCGACCGCGCGGGTTGCGGCTCACCCGCACCGAAGGAGCAGGGGAGGTGCAGACCCCGCTGACCGGTCCGACGGCAGGCGACCTGCATATCGGCGACCGGGTCTGGTGGCGGTACGCCAAGGCGGGGGAGCTGTGTGAGCACGTCGGCGAGCTGCACCTGGTCGAGGACGACCGCGTCGTGGCGAGCGTGCCGACCTACAGGGGAGAGGGGCAGGCGTTCGGATGA